The Buteo buteo chromosome 6, bButBut1.hap1.1, whole genome shotgun sequence genomic interval aaccttagaacactGTAAGAGACTGAATTCTTATCCTGAACCATTTGCCTCAAAGATTGTCAGGTGTGGGGGACTGGACCATCATCTCAAGGAACTGTGAACTGCTTATCTTGAGCCCTTTGTCTCTAagatggcctgtttaagcaggacactcctgTCGATAAGGACGATTaccaggccactgaggcatccagaggaggaaacggggctggagctgataagatactggtttctggtgttgatcagGTGAAGGTAGTGTGATGGACGAAACCTGCAGCGCATGACATCACTGaaataagatactggtttctggtgttgatcagGTGAAGGTAGTGTGATGGACGAAACCTGCAGCACATGACATCATtgaaatatgccctataaaaaactCATAGAGACAAGCTGTGGCGGGGCCTTCTTCACCAccaaagaattgaagactgaggaccaacgggACGCCGCTGGATCCGTGGTGGTGACCATCCTAGCAACCCCTACCACCGACTGCTTCCCTGAGGACCAACAGGATGCCGCTGGATCcgtggtggtgactatcctagCAATCCTATCCTGactgcttgcttaatttctacCATTTCTACCATTTCTTCGCTACcattttgatacttttgataataaaaactaCTTTGACTATAGGTcatttgacctcgtttgtgtcttaatctcgctcttgggatcatatcaaAACCTCCCCTGACATTGGATCGGGACATTTAAATTGGCATCACGGACAGGATCCCTTGAGGCGAGAGTGCCGTACTCTTTCCCTGCTTTAATACGTGAGACCTCTCAGGAACGTAAGGGGGGCAGGCTTGTGGTGTTTGAAACTTTACGTGCTACCTTTCTGAGACGACTGCTTCCCTGCTTTTTATAAGGTGTTTGAAACTTTATGTGCTGCCTTCCTGAGATGACTGCTTCTCCGCTTTAATACGTGAGACCTCTCAGGAACGTAAGGGGTGCAGGCTTGTGTTGTGCTGTGTTTGAAACTTTACATGCTGCCTTCCTGAGACGACTGCTTCCCCACTTTGTATAAGATGAGTGATAGCAAAGTTGCCTGTTTGAAAGAAGCTTTGTTTGACTTTTTGGGAAAACATAAAGCACGACCGTCTGTGCTTGGGATAGACTGGGCTCAGGAAAACTGGTATAATCTGCAGAGCGTTATTGATCGAATGGTCGCTTTACAGAAAGATGCTAGAGTGCggtcagggaaaggaaaagcaattgtCTGTGCCGTTCTCGGTGCCAgtctggctgcagcagtggaGGATAGGGATTGCTACCTCACTGCAGAATCTCAAATTATTGAATCCCTCCAAAATCTTTTTCAGTCCCTTATGGGACAAGTGGCGGGATTAAAAGCACAGcttgaaggagaaaagaacCAAGTGAAACATTTGCAAATTGCTCTTAAGGAGCAGCTCCTTGCGGGTACTGTCCGTGAGGAAATTCCTCCAAGATCAGAAATTGGCTACCCCTTTAAGGACCTGcaggcagaaaaagagagagtgGAGAAGTTAGAGCTGCCTTCATTGCGACCTTTAGTCAAAACTGAATATGCCTATGATGATGAGCAGGACCAGTTCCCCCACGTTACAACTAAAGAGGTCCCCTATACTGCCACTGAGTTGGCAAAactaaaaaaggaatttggcCGAACCCCTAAGGAGTCAGAAACGGAGTATGTGTGGAGAGTATCGCTGTCGGGGGGACGGACCAGATTCTGTTAAGTGAAAAGGAGGCGGAAGGATATTGGGGACCGGGAGTGTTTTTAACTAGTGGGAATCACCGCGTCCCCTGGTCTTTAACCCAATGGGCAGCCTATTGGGTGGGAGGTTTGAACCCCTTGGAGAGGGGGGAGCCCCTCACGATTATGGGGACTGTTGATCAAGTAGTGGAGAGTGTGCAAAAGGCAGCTTGTCTGCAGATGATGTATGATCGAAAATTGGAGCCTAGGCAGGAGTCCCTGATGATGATGTCGGTGGATCCTGAGCCAATGACTCCCCTTACACGGGGACTCCCTGATTCTCTGAAACCAATTGGTATACAATTACAAGAAAAGATATAGGCGATGCCCCAGGGCGCGAGTGTTGCGGCTGCTTCAGGAGGATTCACGCCTGATCAGCACTGCCCCCCAGATAAGAAAATGTGGACCTGGGGAGAAGTGGCCCAGGAATTAATTAATTATGGGTGCAAGTATGGTCCTGTTAACCCTCCAGCCACCAAAACAGACTCCAGGGGCTTGAGGCGGGCTAAAGTAAAGGAACATAAAATCAATACCAGGTGGATTATTCCATCCTTCTAATAACAATTTGCTTCCGGTTCCTTAGAACAAACcaagtctgttttttcttttctctttcaggtgaGGACTCTAGAGCGTGCCTGAAGAAATATGGGAAGGTGTTAATCGTTTGCGTAGTTTTGTCAGTGATTGCTTTGTTAATATTTATAGGATGTTTGATATACCACCGCAAATGTTGTTTTGGACGACTATTGTTGCTGCCTTTAATATCTGGGGAAACTCCTGTGCCCCTCTTTTCGGCTTGGAGTGGCAAAATGAATTTGTGGCTCTAGGCCAGTAAGTGGCCAACACTTTTAATCTGACTAATTGTTGGGTATGTGGTGGGCCCTTAGGTTTGGAAAGCTGGCCATGGACTGCTGTCCCTATTTCCCCAAAATGGTTAGTGAGTAATTACAGTGAGGTCAAAAATGATTCTTACTGGGGTGAAGACACACAGCCCTGGACAATACAATATCCAGTCCAAGGTGGATATTGTCTGAACCAAACACACAAAGATGGTATTCCCGTGGGAAATAACAAGTGCAACTGGACCTATACTTAAGACAACCATTGCCTCACTGATGGTTGTAGACCAACTGATTGTTCAAACCATAGGGCAGCTATAACACTGCCAGAAGGGGATGACCAGGCATATTGTCGCCTCTTGAGTTCCAGTTCCCCAAATTTTGTGCCTCGCTGGTCCGGATGGGCCTGGGTGAATCAAACAGGGCACAAGAAACGGTTTTCCCATTTTTGGTCTTCCACTAAGCAGTCTAATAACCTTCTTAATGTTACCTGCTTTTGGCACCATGGTTCTGGTGCCTGGAAATGCAGACTCACTGATGGAACTCAAATTTGGTAGTCAAGTGATAATAAAGACCGCTGTCAGGGACATTTGAGCATAGGTCCAGATGGACTTCCTATCTGTTGGGGCACCACAGAGGAGGTGGGAAAAACTGTGGACAGGTTGTTGATGAACGGTCTGTCGGATCATCCTCTGGGAGTAGGTAATTCAACATATTTCCAATCACCATGGACACCTACTGGTTTGTTTGAAAATGGTGCACAAGCCTTAAAGGGTAACTATTGGGTGTGTGGCCAACGTGCCTACAAAATGCTACCATCAAATTGGTCTGAGTGTGTTATGTGGGGGTAATTCaccctttgtttttcctgctcccGGATGATGAAGGGGATGGACTGGGTGTTAAGGTATATGATGATCTCAATCGATATCAGCAATCCATTGATACCTCTATAGCAGGTGGGAGTGGTCAGACCTGGGGCAAAGACGTGTGGACGCCTCAATGTATCATACAACATTATGGACCTGCCACCTGGAACCTCAACGAGTGAGTTAGCGGTGCTTGAGAACCTATCTATAACCTAAATCACATCATCCGGTTACAAGCTGTCCTAGAGATCATTACTAATGAGACAGCCCATGCCCTTGATCTATTGGTGGATCAAGCTACACAAATGCGAACAGCAATATTACAATATCGCATGGTTCTTGATTACCTGCTAGCCAAGGAAGGAGGTGTTTGTGGTAAAATAAATGACTCTAactgttgtttaaaaattgaTGACAGCGGGAAAATTGTGAAACAAATTACGGTGGGAATACGAAAGCTGGCCCATGTTCCTATCCAGACATGGAAAGGCTGGGACATTGATATGTTTTCCTGGCTCCCTGGCGGTCCCTGGGTCAAATGAATCCTGTTTTACTCGTTGTGTGGTTTTACGATGTTATTCTTTTTACCATGTATCATTCCATGCTTTATACAATTGATTCAACGTGTTGTAACTAATATGCAATTTGTAACTACTATTTCGCCTGATAGTGTTAAACAAATTAGTGCTATACAGCGAACCACACCGTTGGTAATACAGATTGtctgaaatgctcttttctgACTTTTCTATATAGCTATCTTTTCTCAAAACCAGCATGGGTCCTGAAACAATCTTTGAGCCATGGGGTGGTGTAAAAGACTGAATTCTTATCCTGAACCATTTGCCTCAAAGATTGTCAGGTGTGGGGGACTGGACCATCATCTCAAGGAACTGTGAACTGCTTATCTTGAGCCCTTTGTCTCTAagatggcctgtttaagcaggacactcctgTCGATAAGGACGATTaccaggccactgaggcatccagaggaggaaacggggctggagctgataagatactggtttctggtgttgatcagGTGAAGGTAGTGTGATGGACGAAACCTGCAGCGCATGACATCACTGaaataagatactggtttctggtgttgatcagGTGAAGGTAGTGTGATGGACGAAACCTGCAGCACATGACATCATtgaaatatgccctataaaaaactCATAGAGACAAGCTGTGGCGGGGCCTTCTTCACCAccaaagaattgaagactgaggaccaacgggACGCCGCTGGATCCGTGGTGGTGACCATCCTAGCAATCCTATCCTGactgcttgcttaatttctaccttttcttccattctatcctatcgctaccattttgatacttttgataataaaaccTATTTTGACTATAGGTcatttgacctcgtttgtgtcttaatctcgctcttgggatcatatcgaaaccttccctgacattggatcgggacaaacaccttccccccacccctccctccttcccagcctcaacttcactcctgattttctgtgcctcctccccaccagtaGCACGAGGGGACCgggaatgggggttacgatcagttcatcacacattgtctctgctgctccttcctcctcggggcaggactcctcactcttcccctgctccagcgtggggtccctcccaggggagacagttcttcatgaacttctccaatgtaagccctttccacgggctgcagtccttcaggagctgctccagcgtgggtcctttctgcaggccacagtccttcagtcacagactgccccagcacaggctttcccacAGAGTCCTGGCCATCTTGGGGtgcatccatccccctgctctggcatgggctcctctctccccgggctgcaggtgagCATCtgctctcccgctcccctctgtgggctggagggggacagcctgccaccTCACCATGGGTCGCAGGGGCAtccccttctccccatccttcctcactgaccttggtgtctgcacaggggttcctctcacatcccactgccctctctgctgcaggttttcccttcttaaatctgttctcccagatgTGCTACCACCACCGCTGACTGggtcagccttggccagcggcatgtcgcttggagctggggaagcttctagcagctcctcacagaagccacccctgcagcccctcccgtgctaccaaaaccccaccacacaaacccaaaacaactagggaacaaaaatgctttttgttgtcATTGCATGTAACCCCAGCTGGCACTCAGCTATCCATTAATTCCCTTAGGGGATGACTGCTGGACTCCACAGGCTCATCCTAACTTGTGATTTGATGATCAACTAGAAAGAAGCAACACATTCCCTTTAGCTTTTACCCAGGTGGGTGATGTGGCAGGTCTTAGAGCAATGACCGGAGGGCAGCATTCCAGTGAGTGGGGGAATGGGTCAGAAGCCACAATTGCAGGCACAGAATTccaggaaaaatgagaattatGTGCCCACTcaagtgaaagagagaaagagaaggtgtGGCTATGCagctaaagaagaaaacagacaagaaaatCTAAAACTTGGTCCTTTTTTTGATTAGGACCTTACATAGCTGTTAAATTAAAATCATATATTGGCTGATACAAAGTGCAGGAGTGCAGACTCACAGAAAGGAAACTGGGGACATAAAGCCACTACTGAGAGGACAATGAACAAACCTTGAGAGTACAACACACATTCCAATACCTCTTATAATATCTCCTCAATCTCATGTACAACAGTCTTCAACAGGAAGGTATAACACAAAAGTTGTGATTCCTGTAATGTATAGACAGTCCTATGTAGTGCACCTTCTTGGGTGTCAGCTTCCACAGGTTCCTATTAGTTCCTGGACAAATAAACCTACAGTTGGTTTCATTCTTAATGAGGGGATGAGAGAAGAACATGAAAGGATCACTGCAAGATTTTTCCCAACTGATGGTGCTGTACCTGACAGGTTTGCTGGATGACTGGGCATGTGAATGAAAGTGGCAGTGTGGAACAGGAAGGAAAGCCAGTATAACCAGTGTTTAACTGGAACACTTACTCTCATCCTGATGAAATATCCTTTAATGTCTGTAAGTATTAGTTACAACCaaggactgaaagaaaattgACAAATAGGGCATCAACTCTGAGAACAGCATAGGAACCTGGTCTACATGGttggagaataaaaatattcattcagCTGCATTGAAGGAAACTGCTGCTTGGATGCATAGAGGAAagtgtggtttaaaaaaaatcagacaataACTACCTATACTGTAGATACCTACCTGTAGTAAATGCTGTAGATACCTACCTATagtaaatactgtaaatacCTACCTATAATCTCTGAACTGTTGCTAGACTTCCATTTGTTAACAGGAGGAGTGGGGATTATCCCAAGAGCTAAACTTTCCTTCACTGGAAGGAAGTGGGGTAGAAAAACTGAGCCACGATATGTAACAATAAGACAGGAAGAATAAAGGGTTAGAATCTGAGCTGATTCCAGAGTACTGATTCTAGTGTCATTCTGCCTAGCTAGTGTTTCCACTTTGTCACTCACGGCTCAGTTTACCCTACTGATTGTAATGcagagatgtttaaaaaaaaaaaaaaagtcccgAAGGATGTGAGCTATACCACCACTTCAGGAAAACCTAAGAACAAgattgtgtcctggtttcagctgggatagaattaactgtcttcctagtagctggtgcagtgctatgttttgagttcagtatgtgaagaatgttgataacacactgatgttttcagttgttgctcagtagtgtttagactatagtcaaggatttttcagcttctcatgcccagccagggcacctgacccaaactggccaacggtgtattccataccatgggacgtcccatctagtttaggaactgggaaggggggggcagggattcgccactcggggactggctgggtgtcggtcggcaggtggtgagcgattgccctgcgcatcatttgtacattccaatccttttattactactgttgtcattttattagtgttatcattatcattattagtttcttcttttctgttctattaaaccgttcttatctcaacccaggagttttacttcttttcctgattttctcccccatcccactggggggggggggggagtgagtgagcggctgcgtggtgcttagttgctggctggggttaaaccacgacacttgtGTTCAGTGGAGCTGTCTAAacagtcttttcattctttatcAACCCTTTAAAGTCCCCATGCTTCATTAGTTCTTGGGAAAAACATTCATCTTTTTCCTGCCCAAACTCTtactaaaagagaaaaattacaagAGTAGTCTGTGATGCTGAACCCATCTGCATCTTCCTTAGGTACCGAGTATTTGTCTCCAACTCAGAAATGTCTTCTGCAAACACTTCTAAACTTTCTCCCTCATTGTTTCTTAAGAGAGCCTCTCATGGTCTGTGTAGCCATTACCTTTGTCTTCACATTCTCCTTTAGCACTGCTGTGGTGTTAACTGGATCTTGCTTGTTGATTCCAGCTGGTCAGATGATGAAATGAAACTCTTATTTGCTGACTCTTTCATTTTAGCACCTTTAATCCTGCagggtttggttgggtttttttccagactatATAATAGCATAGTAAAAGTAAAATCTTACGCTACATTTGCTTGTTATTACCCATGTTCCCTATCCTATGTCTTCTAGATTATAAGCatcttttaaaagctctttaaatATCTTAAACCAGGTggaactttaaaataaaatcatcccTGTAACTAattctcattcatttttaaataataatttcccaTTTGCCTTTGGAATAGCCTGAAATGTACTGCCTTTGGAATAGCCTGAAATGTACTGCTTGTGCTCAGCATTCTTCCTCATAAGGTGTCTGTCACTCCAGTAGGTCTGTTGCTGGGGCAGTCTGTCTGGCAGTGTCCCTGTGCTTCATATGGTTTTACTTCCatagccaaagcaaaaaaaccaggaCTTCTGTGAAAAAGGCCTCCCGCTACATGGCTTCCAGCCCAGCCACGTGAACAATAAAATTGCCCTCTACTCCATTATCTGAGGTCTCTgtgcctttctctctctttagaGCTAGCTTTTGCACTGGACAGTCTGCCTTTTGGggtcttcctctctctctgtcttaACTGAGATCTTTATGGTACATGCTGCCAAAGTGTCAGTTACTTTCTTTTACCTATCAAAATACCTCCTGGCATTCCAGGCCAGACTGTCTCTGTTAATCCTTTGTGCCAGTGTGATCTGCCTTCTGGTGCAGCAATCCGGTTCCTCCTGGAGAGATGGGATGCCTCAACAAAGCCTTGTGCTGCAGGCTCAGCATCTCTTGTGCGCaccaggagaaagaaatgcacacataaaccaggctaaaaaaagaaattaggttTGGGGGTGGGAAAAGAGATGGTTTAACTTTGGCATTACTGTAACTGTTACTGGATTCATGCAAAAATTCCTACTGTTGAAATGGTCTCGGTGTTTTATGTCTAAAGGTAGCAGTGCTAAATAAACACTATACAGCAACAGACTTCTGCCTTGCTCAAGCTGTGGTTTCCAGGCTTCTCTGGCCTATGCTTCCACAGAAACCATTTATCACTGAACTCATTCCCAGCAATGGCTAGGTTTTTTCACTACTTACTGCTGGTGTAATTTCAATGACAGTTTATCAACAGTTTGTTTGGCTGTGTGTACAGAATAACTTGGTAGTATTAACACATTTTATGAACTACAGTTTACACTCAAATATTCTAAcaatgttttctgctcttccacTCCTGAGCAGtgttagaatatttttctttgctttgcagtttttaGCCTTGTTTGCTTGAGGAGTGTGTATGTGGTGGAGAGTTGGATTTGTGTAATTTGTTCATTTAGAAAaggatgtaaaaaaaattatattacattttaaagcattagtCTGTTAGAATAACTCCTTGCTCCCACCTAAAGTTTGTCTTCTCTACTAAAATACCACTTTGACTGtccaaatgaatatttttttttaaatatacatagtAGCCAAAACTAGAAGACACAGTGTGTCACCCTGGCACTTCAAATGTGTGTAACAAATTTCCTTGAATGCTGttataggaagaaaattcttAATGTCAGAACTATCATGTTTCTATTTTGATCAGAGAATAGACATCATCTTATACAACATGATTTTATCTTAAACAGAGTTGTTAGGGCTTCCATTGAAATATAGCAGCTTTAATTAATATTCTGAAGTGCAGGCTAACATTAGAGTCTTATGCCAAAACACAGtctctccatttccttttcctgagtATGGCTGGAGTTGAGACACTTCAAAAGAATTTTTGTCTCTCCACAGATCTTTGAGTAtacagaagctgttttattaTGTTAAACAACTCCCTTGACTCaaggaaacatttaaaactaAGTAATTTCTATACTAATGCCATACAGTTCTGTCATCCAAAGTGTGGCGTATAGTTTCCAAAAAGCATcctaaatgtttcagaaaatgttttaccTCTCAGGATTGTTCCAGAGTTCAAAAAACCACATTcatcaaaagcagagaaaggccGAAGCCGTAAGTGAATCCCTGATTTTGTCACATAGTACTCCTTatacagattttgcttttgagGATCTGCTACAATAAATTTCTCCTTGATGTCAGAAAAAGTGATGCATTTGCATCATTATCTGATGGTCTTAATCTGTATCGGATGAATGCAACAGACAGTATGTGGTATCTGGGGA includes:
- the LOC142031759 gene encoding LOW QUALITY PROTEIN: uncharacterized protein LOC142031759 (The sequence of the model RefSeq protein was modified relative to this genomic sequence to represent the inferred CDS: deleted 2 bases in 1 codon; substituted 1 base at 1 genomic stop codon), which gives rise to MSDSKVACLKEALFDFLGKHKARPSVLGIDWAQENWYNLQSVIDRMVALQKDARVRSGKGKAIVCAVLGASLAAAVEDRDCYLTAESQIIESLQNLFQSLMGQVAGLKAQLEGEKNQVKHLQIALKEQLLAGTVREEIPPRSEIGYPFKDLQAEKERVEKLELPSLRPLVKTEYAYDDEQDQFPHVTTKEVPYTATELAKLKKEFGRTPKESETEYVWRVSLSGGDQILLSEKEAEGYWGPGVFLTSGNHRVPWSLTQWAAYWVGGLNPLERGEPLTIMGTVDQVVESVQKAACLQMMYDRKLEPRQESLMMMSVDPEPMTPLTRGLPDSLKPIGIQLQEKIXAMPQGASVAAASGGFTPDQHCPPDKKMWTWGEVAQELINYGCKYGPVNPPATKTDSRGLRRAKVKEHKINTRWIIPSF